A stretch of the Bordetella genomosp. 8 genome encodes the following:
- a CDS encoding diaminobutyrate--2-oxoglutarate transaminase family protein, with amino-acid sequence MAYSHTAVATETELARRHDPLARPYQLGDNALLRYQAGHESNARSYPRRLPLALRRAKGIYVEDVEGRVFIDCLAGAGALALGHNHPAVLEAIGQALRDDAPMLTLDLTTPVKDRFMRDLFDTLPPAFARDARVQFCGPAGTDAVEAALKLVKSATGRADVLAFQGAYHGMTQGALQLMGNLQPKRSLNTPLAGVQFLPYPYDYRCPFGLRGEAGVRAGLNYIGSVLNDPEGGVPRPAGMILEAVQGEGGVIPAPASWLQGVRALTAAADVPLIADEIQSGFGRTGKTFAFEHADIVPDAIVLSKAIGGGLPLAVVVYRKELDLWSGGTHAGTFRGNQLAMAAGSATMRVLRAEPLAEHAGAMGLRLLGLLRQLQRDVPQIGDVRGCGLMVGVELVRPDADARGPRADVAVGPVDTVDAADAAASGLGATLRAAPPAHPTLAGAVQAECLRRGLIVELGGRHGSVVRFLPPLIISEAQIDRVFDIFSLSVRAALSAPANVMGTPAPAQIAAGPPALAPAV; translated from the coding sequence ATGGCTTATTCCCACACGGCGGTAGCGACGGAAACCGAACTGGCGCGGCGCCACGATCCCCTGGCGCGGCCGTATCAGCTGGGCGACAACGCCTTGCTGCGCTACCAGGCCGGACACGAGTCCAATGCGCGCAGCTACCCGCGGCGGCTGCCGCTGGCATTGCGGCGCGCCAAGGGCATCTACGTGGAGGACGTGGAAGGCCGGGTGTTCATCGACTGCCTGGCCGGCGCCGGCGCGCTGGCGCTGGGACACAACCACCCAGCCGTGCTGGAGGCCATCGGACAGGCGCTGCGCGACGACGCACCCATGCTGACGCTGGACCTGACCACGCCGGTGAAAGACCGCTTCATGCGCGATCTGTTCGATACGCTGCCGCCCGCCTTCGCCCGCGACGCCCGCGTGCAGTTCTGCGGCCCGGCCGGCACGGACGCCGTGGAAGCGGCGCTGAAGCTGGTGAAAAGCGCGACGGGGCGTGCGGACGTACTGGCGTTCCAGGGCGCGTATCACGGCATGACGCAAGGCGCGCTGCAACTGATGGGCAACCTGCAGCCCAAGCGTTCCTTGAACACACCCCTGGCCGGTGTCCAGTTCCTGCCGTACCCCTACGACTATCGCTGCCCGTTCGGATTGCGAGGCGAGGCCGGCGTGCGGGCCGGCCTGAACTACATCGGCTCGGTGCTGAACGACCCGGAAGGCGGTGTGCCCAGGCCGGCCGGCATGATCCTGGAAGCCGTGCAGGGCGAAGGCGGGGTGATCCCCGCGCCGGCATCATGGCTGCAAGGCGTACGCGCGCTGACGGCGGCCGCGGACGTGCCGCTGATCGCCGACGAGATCCAGAGCGGCTTCGGCCGCACGGGCAAGACCTTCGCCTTCGAACATGCGGACATCGTGCCGGACGCCATCGTGCTATCCAAGGCGATAGGCGGCGGCCTGCCGCTGGCGGTGGTCGTCTATCGCAAGGAGCTGGACCTGTGGAGCGGCGGCACGCACGCCGGCACGTTCCGCGGCAACCAGCTGGCGATGGCGGCGGGATCGGCCACCATGCGCGTGCTGCGCGCGGAACCGCTGGCGGAGCACGCCGGTGCCATGGGGCTGCGCCTGCTGGGCCTGCTGCGGCAACTGCAGCGCGACGTGCCGCAGATAGGCGACGTGCGGGGATGCGGCCTGATGGTGGGCGTTGAGCTGGTGCGGCCCGATGCCGATGCGCGCGGCCCGAGGGCGGACGTCGCCGTAGGCCCGGTGGATACCGTTGACGCGGCGGACGCGGCTGCTTCCGGTCTTGGCGCGACGCTGCGGGCGGCGCCTCCCGCGCATCCCACGCTGGCCGGTGCGGTGCAGGCGGAATGCCTGCGGCGCGGGCTGATCGTCGAGCTGGGCGGCCGGCACGGCAGCGTGGTGCGCTTCCTGCCGCCGCTGATCATCTCAGAAGCCCAGATCGACCGGGTCTTCGACATCTTTTCCCTGTCCGTACGCGCGGCGCTGTCGGCGCCGGCGAACGTGATGGGCACACCGGCCCCGGCGCAGATCGCCGCCGGGCCGCCGGCACTCGCTCCCGCGGTCTGA
- a CDS encoding lysine N(6)-hydroxylase/L-ornithine N(5)-oxygenase family protein: MHVHDLIGIGFGPSNIALAIALEEHHGRGAPVRAPAGQPAGPLPGGPLFIEKQPRFAWHPDMMLEGAHMQISFLKDLVTLRNPASPYSFLSYLHDKGRLQDFINLKTFFPSRQEFNDYLAWAAGHFDHCCTYGEQVLDVQPESAHGVVELLRVRSLAADGRPRERLARNLVISVGGRAHIPEVFTGVLGDGRVFHTSTYLSGLARQPRLDRIAVVGAGQSAAEIFMHLHEHPARPRVDMLIRGHTIRPSDDSPFVNEVFNAEHTDYLYTRPDADRAALLAQTRHTNYSAPDLELIERIYEVLYQQKVRRESRHRLLRRREVTAVHADDDGVSLVLRDLDDGTRDTLRYDAVVLATGYERDQHRQLLAPLDGYLHGYAPDRQYRLRGDERLRPAIYVQGGSEATHGISDSLLSILAIRSWEIGAALRRTDAAPAAGHPRAARAALTS, translated from the coding sequence ATGCACGTACACGATCTGATCGGTATCGGTTTCGGACCTTCGAACATCGCGCTGGCCATCGCGCTGGAGGAGCATCATGGACGCGGCGCGCCGGTCCGCGCCCCCGCGGGGCAGCCGGCGGGCCCGTTGCCAGGCGGGCCGCTGTTCATCGAGAAGCAGCCGCGCTTCGCCTGGCATCCGGACATGATGCTGGAAGGCGCGCACATGCAGATCTCCTTCCTGAAGGACCTGGTGACGCTGCGCAATCCGGCCAGCCCTTATTCCTTCCTGAGCTATCTGCACGACAAGGGCCGCCTGCAGGACTTCATCAACCTGAAGACCTTCTTTCCCAGCCGCCAGGAGTTCAACGACTACCTGGCCTGGGCCGCCGGCCATTTCGACCATTGCTGCACCTACGGCGAGCAGGTGCTGGACGTGCAGCCCGAATCCGCCCACGGCGTCGTCGAGCTGCTGCGCGTGCGGTCGCTGGCCGCCGACGGCCGGCCGCGCGAGCGCCTGGCGCGCAACCTGGTGATCAGCGTGGGAGGACGCGCGCACATACCCGAGGTCTTTACCGGGGTGTTGGGGGATGGGCGGGTCTTCCACACCAGCACCTACCTTTCCGGACTGGCCCGGCAGCCACGATTGGATCGCATCGCGGTGGTGGGGGCCGGCCAGAGCGCCGCGGAAATCTTCATGCACCTGCACGAACATCCGGCGCGGCCGCGCGTGGACATGCTGATCCGCGGCCACACCATACGGCCGTCCGACGACAGTCCCTTCGTCAATGAAGTGTTCAACGCGGAACACACGGACTACCTGTATACGCGGCCGGATGCGGACCGGGCCGCCCTGCTGGCGCAGACGCGACACACCAATTACTCCGCGCCCGACCTGGAATTGATCGAGCGCATCTACGAAGTGCTCTACCAGCAGAAGGTGCGCCGCGAGTCCCGCCATCGCTTGCTGCGGCGGCGCGAAGTGACGGCCGTGCACGCCGACGATGACGGCGTTTCCCTGGTGTTGCGCGACCTGGACGACGGCACGCGCGACACGCTGCGCTACGACGCCGTGGTGCTGGCCACCGGCTACGAACGCGACCAGCACCGCCAGCTGCTGGCGCCGCTGGACGGGTACCTGCACGGTTATGCACCCGATCGCCAATACCGTCTGCGCGGCGATGAAAGGCTGCGCCCGGCGATCTATGTGCAAGGCGGCAGCGAAGCCACGCACGGGATCAGCGACAGCCTGCTTTCCATCCTGGCGATCCGTTCCTGGGAGATCGGCGCGGCCCTGCGGCGCACGGATGCCGCGCCGGCCGCCGGACACCCGCGCGCGGCGCGCGCCGCGTTGACCTCCTGA
- a CDS encoding GNAT family N-acetyltransferase encodes MEQIRDQAGTPRLAWPASGSAAPSFDQMLAAAEAAFAHNPLADAVALDAPLPYLERLRLQGLLDTTSAAPRLAAAAFYQYAPIWLGDRPLQPFPLRYTMTQGYRHPLRPPKPAGVVYRRHIPWLDATLSLRAASADLDAARLNRWMNDPHVAAFWQEEGDLEKHRDYLRRGAEDPHTLALIACVDNVPFGYFETYWAKEDRIAPFCDARDHDRGWHVLIGEPAFRGARYVAAWLPSISHYLFLDDARTQRLVIEPRIDNMRMLRNLARSGYALEKAFDFPHKRAMLGTLSRERFFAERFWIPRGPAGECVAAPAS; translated from the coding sequence ATGGAGCAGATCAGGGATCAGGCAGGAACGCCGCGGCTGGCATGGCCCGCGTCGGGCAGCGCCGCGCCGTCCTTCGACCAGATGCTCGCCGCCGCCGAAGCGGCTTTCGCGCACAATCCGCTGGCCGACGCCGTGGCGCTGGACGCGCCGCTCCCCTACCTGGAACGCCTGCGCCTGCAAGGCCTGCTGGACACGACGAGCGCCGCGCCGCGCCTGGCCGCCGCCGCGTTCTACCAGTACGCCCCGATATGGCTGGGCGATCGCCCGCTCCAGCCGTTTCCCCTGCGCTACACGATGACCCAGGGCTACCGGCATCCGCTGCGCCCGCCCAAGCCGGCGGGGGTGGTGTATCGACGTCACATCCCGTGGCTGGACGCGACGCTGTCCCTGCGCGCCGCCAGCGCCGACCTGGACGCCGCGCGGCTGAACCGCTGGATGAACGACCCGCACGTGGCGGCCTTCTGGCAGGAAGAAGGCGACCTGGAAAAACACCGTGACTACCTGCGCCGTGGCGCCGAGGATCCGCACACGCTGGCCTTGATCGCCTGCGTGGACAACGTGCCTTTCGGCTATTTCGAAACCTATTGGGCCAAGGAAGACCGCATCGCGCCCTTCTGCGACGCGCGCGATCATGACCGCGGCTGGCACGTGCTGATCGGCGAGCCGGCGTTCCGCGGGGCGCGTTACGTGGCGGCGTGGCTGCCGTCGATCTCCCATTACCTGTTCCTGGACGACGCGCGTACCCAGCGCCTCGTCATCGAACCGCGCATCGACAACATGCGCATGCTGCGCAACCTGGCGCGCAGCGGCTATGCATTGGAGAAGGCCTTCGATTTTCCGCACAAGCGCGCGATGCTGGGCACGCTGTCGCGCGAACGGTTCTTCGCGGAACGTTTCTGGATACCCAGGGGACCGGCCGGCGAATGCGTCGCTGCGCCGGCAAGCTGA
- the fhuF gene encoding siderophore-iron reductase FhuF: MPHRLIPSLVPLYAAGLGRHARRVVLHVGAGHGSGADGVPGTASGPTLAQILADPHALPRLLDAQARHFGSTDRMAVAAVWSLGYFEHLIPPVAAAASVLGRVLPVGAAEISPRWSRDGAAWRFAVPHDGTPMAGAPTLRRYTVLLDQHVHPLVEALAVHARLPRGIAWGNVARFLDMTLSRLGQAMPGIATIGPDRRQLLDAPHFGDGTPNPLYRPIRHATRDDGVRVTLLRRCCLYYRLPGHGYCDACPLAPCNRRTSAAVPD; the protein is encoded by the coding sequence GTGCCGCACCGCCTGATTCCATCCCTGGTCCCCCTGTATGCCGCCGGCCTGGGGCGCCATGCGCGCCGCGTGGTCCTGCACGTCGGCGCCGGGCACGGGTCGGGCGCCGACGGCGTGCCCGGGACGGCGAGCGGGCCCACCCTGGCCCAGATTCTGGCCGACCCGCATGCCCTGCCCCGCCTGCTGGACGCCCAGGCCCGCCATTTCGGCAGCACGGACCGGATGGCGGTCGCCGCCGTGTGGAGCCTGGGATATTTCGAACACCTGATCCCGCCGGTCGCCGCGGCCGCGAGCGTGCTGGGCCGCGTGCTGCCTGTCGGCGCGGCCGAGATTTCGCCCCGCTGGTCGCGTGATGGCGCGGCCTGGCGCTTTGCCGTCCCGCACGACGGCACACCCATGGCCGGCGCGCCCACGCTGCGGCGCTACACGGTGCTGCTGGACCAGCACGTGCATCCGCTGGTCGAGGCCCTGGCCGTCCATGCACGCCTGCCGCGCGGCATCGCCTGGGGCAATGTTGCACGCTTCCTGGATATGACGCTGTCGCGGCTGGGCCAGGCCATGCCCGGCATCGCCACCATCGGCCCGGACCGTCGCCAGTTGCTGGACGCGCCGCACTTCGGCGACGGAACGCCCAACCCGCTCTACCGCCCCATCCGTCACGCCACGCGGGACGACGGCGTACGCGTCACGCTGCTGCGCCGCTGCTGCCTGTATTACCGCCTGCCCGGCCACGGCTACTGCGACGCCTGCCCCCTGGCGCCTTGCAACCGCCGGACCTCCGCCGCCGTGCCGGACTAA
- a CDS encoding cyclic peptide export ABC transporter produces MIKQLLVKTRGLLALATLASIGAGAASVLLVAQINIALTATAADRAQLAWRFALTAVLVMVFRMAAALLFERLSQRTHADLRRHIAERAVHADYAAQERVGADRLQSALTEHSANVAQYFVSLPAILTNTVIVAGCLVYMAMLSWPVFLAALLVVGLGSLGYHLAHLRAIRHLESASRHQDALFGHFRAISGGAKELRLNAAKRQAFLSGMLNAAIEAVRRARTRGMSIFVVSASWSSFLIYAFIGLVLFVLAAGEPDQQRVMTGFALLFLYMVAPLEALLLNIPRANLAKVAARRIAELTDDLAANEPSAIQAPPPAAARVELRGVLHRYYHEQSDYFFALGPIDLTLAPGEIVFLVGGNGSGKTTLAKLLTGLYRPEGGQVLYDGVPVDDASRDRYRQAFTAIFSDFHLFDRLLEAPRDTLDSDANGWLARLHLQHKVQVRDGAFDTRALSQGQRKRLALVAAYLEDRPFLVFDEWAADQDPVFKQVFYLELLPELRARGKTVLVISHDDRYFDVADRLLKMENGRLSEGPPPVPAAAAPSRDAQATAPV; encoded by the coding sequence TTGATCAAACAGCTGCTCGTGAAAACCCGCGGCCTGCTGGCGCTGGCGACGCTGGCCAGCATAGGCGCGGGCGCGGCCAGCGTCCTGCTGGTCGCCCAGATCAACATCGCCCTGACCGCGACCGCCGCCGACCGCGCGCAGCTGGCATGGCGCTTCGCCCTGACCGCCGTGCTCGTCATGGTTTTCCGCATGGCCGCCGCATTGCTGTTCGAGCGGCTCAGCCAGCGCACGCACGCGGACCTGCGCCGCCATATCGCCGAGCGGGCCGTGCATGCCGACTACGCCGCGCAGGAACGCGTGGGCGCCGATCGCCTGCAGTCGGCGCTGACCGAGCACAGCGCCAACGTGGCGCAGTATTTCGTCAGCCTGCCCGCCATCCTGACGAATACGGTCATCGTGGCAGGATGCCTGGTCTACATGGCCATGCTGTCATGGCCGGTCTTCCTGGCCGCGCTGCTGGTGGTCGGGCTGGGCTCCCTGGGATATCACCTGGCGCACCTGCGGGCCATCCGCCACCTGGAGTCCGCCTCGCGCCACCAGGACGCGCTGTTCGGCCATTTCCGCGCGATCAGCGGCGGCGCCAAGGAATTGCGGTTGAACGCCGCCAAACGCCAGGCCTTCCTGTCCGGCATGCTGAACGCCGCCATCGAAGCCGTGCGCCGGGCGCGCACGCGCGGCATGTCCATCTTCGTGGTGTCGGCCAGCTGGAGCAGCTTCCTGATCTATGCCTTCATCGGGCTGGTGTTGTTCGTGCTGGCGGCGGGCGAGCCCGACCAGCAACGCGTCATGACGGGTTTCGCCCTGCTGTTCCTTTACATGGTGGCGCCGCTCGAAGCCCTGCTGCTGAACATCCCGCGCGCCAACCTGGCCAAGGTGGCGGCGCGGCGCATCGCCGAATTGACCGACGACCTGGCCGCCAACGAGCCTTCCGCCATCCAGGCCCCGCCGCCGGCCGCCGCGCGCGTGGAGCTGCGCGGCGTCCTGCATCGCTACTATCACGAACAGAGCGACTATTTTTTCGCGCTGGGTCCGATCGACCTGACGCTGGCGCCGGGCGAGATCGTCTTCCTGGTCGGCGGCAACGGCAGCGGCAAGACCACGTTGGCCAAGCTGCTGACCGGACTCTATCGGCCGGAGGGCGGCCAAGTCCTGTACGACGGCGTGCCGGTCGACGACGCCAGCCGCGACCGGTATCGCCAGGCCTTTACTGCCATTTTTTCCGACTTCCATCTGTTCGACCGCCTGCTGGAAGCGCCGCGGGATACGCTGGACAGCGATGCCAATGGCTGGCTGGCCAGGCTGCACCTGCAACACAAGGTGCAGGTGCGCGATGGCGCCTTCGACACGCGCGCGTTGTCACAGGGCCAGCGCAAGCGCCTGGCGCTGGTGGCGGCCTACCTGGAGGACCGGCCCTTCCTGGTGTTCGACGAATGGGCGGCCGATCAGGATCCGGTGTTCAAGCAGGTGTTCTACCTGGAGCTGCTGCCGGAGCTGCGGGCGCGCGGCAAGACGGTATTGGTGATCTCGCACGACGACCGCTATTTCGATGTCGCCGACCGCCTGTTGAAGATGGAAAACGGCCGCTTGTCGGAAGGCCCGCCGCCGGTACCGGCAGCGGCGGCACCGTCGCGCGATGCCCAGGCCACGGCGCCGGTATAG